Proteins encoded together in one Triticum dicoccoides isolate Atlit2015 ecotype Zavitan chromosome 7B, WEW_v2.0, whole genome shotgun sequence window:
- the LOC119336557 gene encoding extensin-like codes for MAAKLEQSSPARQPKPVMSPSLPPKLSMFGAKAGFVIPKNKIPGSMIIRKVEAPTVPKEENPKPLKRNTKWGPDLTSDPAVRKAKALAYQTRVEQITKELTSGALVIGGNEGSLITVKGSSSDGADNPKENEGKIKLLELEKREIIGEILQLNPAYKAPDDYKPLLKETKIPLPTEAHPGQNIVGILIGPERNTQKRLQEETGAKIRVYGTKKGSGEKAEVRQPDIHEAQAAYGDIYIHVSADSYDKVDAAVALIEMLLTPVSVNSTDTPETAIVSSAVTSSGVNPADMQQGQSTTSQPGLFQYQSHSAHWLSISQTSAPSIPSSGPTPSSLPNNSLQLQPPVGSFSMPPYTGQPPHMNFMPRNTPLFPGFQPSMPNNQQPSQQFQVNPSIGPPFGQPPGNAYNPQPLTSSAAPLPVRPLQTPHASGGWPTFSPAMAQSQRPSQGAPSFMPMRPPISVSPVPSAPSQSNMSTSYGTQNPPRANFTPSATLHSRPPGGPQSFPPVSSHGPMSVQVLSSPVGAPPQQTYPPSMQMRPPMSTPPQMRGTLSPFPQAGPTPGNAQVAPSSRPPAGMHGLSFSSSANTGYNQTSIAAFRPPRPATGDFTFRPHVPPSADHPASAGQMGAQANSPFGLPQAPQFRPANHSPISPVQGFQRPPDGSHMGQARMHAPPPHFHGTFPGNPPAHESPNGFRPFPPANPSNRMPFHFLPPQQNPFPAANRQGGPNPIYDPFAPTSVSGGSKEGGG; via the exons ATGGCCGCAAAACTTGAACAATCTTCTCCTGCCCGACAACCAAAGCCTGTCATGTCACCATCTTTACCTCCCAAGCTGTCAATGTTCGGGGCAAAAGCTGGATTCGTCATACCAAAAAACAAGATACCAGGCTCAATGATTATCCGCAAGGTTGAAGCACCAACTGTCCCCAAGGAAGAGAACCCTAAACCTCTCAAAAGAAACACAAAGTGGGGGCCTGATCTTACCTCCGATCCTGCCGTCAGGAAAGCCAAAGCTCTTGCTTACCAG ACTAGAGTGGAGCAGATTACAAAGGAGCTGACATCTGGAGCTCTAGTGATAGGAGGAAACGAAGGCTCATTGATTACGGTGAAGGGTTCAAGTTCTGATGGTGCTGACAATCCAAAAGAGAATGAG GGGAAGATTAAACTCTTGGAACTTGAAAAACGGGAAATTATTG GAGAAATACTCCAACTAAATCCAGCATACAAGGCTCCTGATGACTACAAGCCATTACTTAAGGAGACAAAAATCCCTCTGCCT ACAGAAGCACATCCAGGACAAAACATCGTTGGAATTCTTATAGGACCTGAGAGAAATACCCAGAAGCGACTACAGGAG GAAACTGGAGCTAAAATACGAGTTTACGGGACTAAGAAAGGCAGTGGTGAAAAG GCTGAGGTTCGCCAGCCAGATATACATGAAGCGCAAGCTGCTTATGGGGACATATACATACATGTGTCAGCTGACTCTTATGACAAAGTTGATGCTGCAGTTGCGTTGATTGAGATGCTTCTTACTCCTGTCTCA GTAAATTCAACAGATACTCCAGAAACAGCTATTGTTTCTTCGGCAGTTACCTCTAGTGGTGTAAACCCAGCTGATATGCAACAGGGGCAGAGCACCACTTCTCAGCCGGGCTTATTTCAGTACCAATCACATAGTGCTCATTGGCTTTCCATTTCTCAAACCAGTGCTCCATCAATTCCTTCCTCAGGGCCTACACCGAGCTCATTACCCAACAATTCTTTGCAGCTGCAACCTCCTGTTGGTTCTTTCAGCATGCCACCATATACAGGACAACCTCCTCACATGAATTTTATGCCAAGAAACACACCACTTTTTCCTGGATTTCAGCCATCAATGCCGAACAATCAACAACCTTCACAGCAGTTCCAAGTCAACCCCTCCATTGGACCACCTTTTGGCCAACCACCTGGAAATGCTTACAACCCACAACCATTGACATCTTCCGCAGCGCCACTGCCTGTTAGACCCCTTCAAACACCCCATGCGTCTGGAGGATGGCCAACTTTCTCCCCTGCTATGGCACAATCCCAGAGACCTTCACAAGGTGCACCAAGTTTTATGCCAATGAGACCTCCTATTTCTGTCTCGCCAGTTCCATCGGCGCCTTCTCAGTCAAATATGTCCACCAGCTATGGAACTCAGAATCCACCAAGAGCAAACTTCACTCCTTCAGCAACATTACATTCCAGGCCTCCTGGTGGCCCCCAGTCTTTTCCTCCAGTTTCATCTCATGGTCCTATGTCGGTGCAAGTACTATCATCTCCTGTTGGGGCGCCACCGCAGCAAACTTACCCGCCATCGATGCAAATGCGTCCTCCCATGTCAACACCTCCTCAAATGAGAGGCACACTTTCACCTTTCCCTCAAGCTGGACCAACACCTGGCAATGCACAAGTGGCACCTTCATCGCGCCCGCCTGCTGGTATGCACggattgtctttctcaagttcagcAAACACGGGCTACAATCAGACATCTATAGCTGCTTTCAGACCTCCACGTCCAGCCACAGGCGATTTTACCTTTAGGCCTCACGTGCCACCTTCGGCGGACCATCCAGCTTCAGCGGGACAAATGGGAGCTCAGGCTAACTCTCCATTTGGTTTACCTCAAGCACCGCAGTTCCGTCCTGCCAACCATAGCCCCATTTCCCCAGTTCAAGGTTTCCAAAGGCCTCCAGATGGAAGTCATATGGGTCAGGCTCGGATGCATGCTCCACCTCCACACTTCCACGGGACCTTCCCTGGGAATCCACCTGCTCATGAATCACCTAACGGGTTTCGACCATTTCCTCCAGCAAATCCATCAAACAGAATGCCGTTTCATTTCTTGCCACCACAGCAGAATCCATTTCCAGCTGCAAACAGGCAAGGTGGCCCAAATCCGATATACGATCCTTTCGCGCCAACATCCGTGTCAGGGGGGAGCAAAGAAGGCGGCGGCTGA